A genomic segment from Sciurus carolinensis chromosome 1, mSciCar1.2, whole genome shotgun sequence encodes:
- the Nsun4 gene encoding 5-methylcytosine rRNA methyltransferase NSUN4 isoform X1 produces the protein MAAPIVKCVRQLLKQMDFAPVQRRHRHKKKWAATEPKFPASQLALQNFDMTYSVQFGDLWPSIRVSLLSEQKYGALVNNFAAWDHVSAKLEQLSARDFVNDAISRWKLEPESGLSANSSSACSPNLRCFTFARGDVSCFPSARLGSLGVMDYYLMDAASLLPVLALDLQPGDVVLDLCAAPGGKTLALLQTGCCRHLAANDLSTSRMDRLQKVLHSYVPRDIREGNRIRVTSWDGRKWGELEGDTYDRVLVDVPCTTDRHSLHEEENNIFQRSRKKERQMLPVLQVQLLAAGLLATKPGGYVVYSTCSLSHLQNEYVVQGTIELLANQYSIEVQVEDLSHFRKLFMDTFCFFPSCQVGELVMPNLMANFGPMYFCKMRRLT, from the exons ATGGCTGCACCAATAGTGAAGTGTGTTCGGCAGCTGCTGAAACAAATGGACTTCGCGCCGGTCCAGCGAAGACATCGACATAAGAAGAAGTGG GCAGCAACAGAGCCCAAATTCCCTGCCAGCCAGCTGGCTCTGCAGAATTTTGACATGACCTACAGTGTGCAGTTTGGGGATCTTTGGCCATCGATTCGTGTAAGTCTCCTCTCAGAGCAGAAGTATGGTGCACTTGTCAATAATTTTGCTGCTTGGGATCATGTGAGTGCTAAGCTGGAGCAGCTGAGTGCCAGGGACTTTGTGAATGATGCCATCTCCCGCTGGAAATTGGAGCCTGAGAGTGGCCTCTCTGCAAACTCATCCTCAGCCTGCAGTCCAAACCTTCGATGCTTCACTTTTGCCAGAGGGGATGTCAGCTGCTTCCCTTCAGCCAG ACTTGGCAGTCTGGGTGTCATGGACTACTACCTGATGGATGCTGCCTCCTTGCTGCCTGTCCTGGCTCTTGACCTGCAACCCGGGGACGTTGTTCTTGACCTGTGTGCAGCCCCTGGAGGAAAGACACTGGCATTGCTTCAGACTGGCTGTTGCC GCCACCTCGCCGCCAATGATCTCTCTACTTCCCGAATGGACAGACTGCAGAAGGTCCTTCACAGCTACGTGCCTCGAGATATCAGGGAAGGAAATCGAATTCGAGTCACTTCATGGGATGGCAGGAAGTGGGGAGAACTGGAGGGGGACACCTATGACCGG GTGCTAGTGGACGTACCCTGTACCACAGACCGCCACTCCCTTCATGAAGAagagaacaacatttttcaacgGTCAAGGAAGAAGGAGCGACAGATGTTGCCTGTGCTGCAGGTGCAGCTTCTTGC GGCTGGACTCCTTGCCACCAAACCGGGAGGCTATGTTGTCTATTCCACCTGTTCTCTTTCACACTTACAGAATGAGTATGTGGTACAAGGCACCATTGAGCTTCTGGCCAATCAATATAGCATCGAGGTTCAGGTGGAAGACCTATCTCACTTCCGAAAGCTTTTCATGGACACATTCTGTTTCTTCCCATCATGCCAGGTTGGGGAGCTGGTAATGCCAAACCTTATGGCCAATTTTGGGCCTATGTACTTCTGTAAAATGCGTAGACTGACATAG
- the Nsun4 gene encoding 5-methylcytosine rRNA methyltransferase NSUN4 isoform X3, which yields MTYSVQFGDLWPSIRVSLLSEQKYGALVNNFAAWDHVSAKLEQLSARDFVNDAISRWKLEPESGLSANSSSACSPNLRCFTFARGDVSCFPSARLGSLGVMDYYLMDAASLLPVLALDLQPGDVVLDLCAAPGGKTLALLQTGCCRHLAANDLSTSRMDRLQKVLHSYVPRDIREGNRIRVTSWDGRKWGELEGDTYDRVLVDVPCTTDRHSLHEEENNIFQRSRKKERQMLPVLQVQLLAAGLLATKPGGYVVYSTCSLSHLQNEYVVQGTIELLANQYSIEVQVEDLSHFRKLFMDTFCFFPSCQVGELVMPNLMANFGPMYFCKMRRLT from the exons ATGACCTACAGTGTGCAGTTTGGGGATCTTTGGCCATCGATTCGTGTAAGTCTCCTCTCAGAGCAGAAGTATGGTGCACTTGTCAATAATTTTGCTGCTTGGGATCATGTGAGTGCTAAGCTGGAGCAGCTGAGTGCCAGGGACTTTGTGAATGATGCCATCTCCCGCTGGAAATTGGAGCCTGAGAGTGGCCTCTCTGCAAACTCATCCTCAGCCTGCAGTCCAAACCTTCGATGCTTCACTTTTGCCAGAGGGGATGTCAGCTGCTTCCCTTCAGCCAG ACTTGGCAGTCTGGGTGTCATGGACTACTACCTGATGGATGCTGCCTCCTTGCTGCCTGTCCTGGCTCTTGACCTGCAACCCGGGGACGTTGTTCTTGACCTGTGTGCAGCCCCTGGAGGAAAGACACTGGCATTGCTTCAGACTGGCTGTTGCC GCCACCTCGCCGCCAATGATCTCTCTACTTCCCGAATGGACAGACTGCAGAAGGTCCTTCACAGCTACGTGCCTCGAGATATCAGGGAAGGAAATCGAATTCGAGTCACTTCATGGGATGGCAGGAAGTGGGGAGAACTGGAGGGGGACACCTATGACCGG GTGCTAGTGGACGTACCCTGTACCACAGACCGCCACTCCCTTCATGAAGAagagaacaacatttttcaacgGTCAAGGAAGAAGGAGCGACAGATGTTGCCTGTGCTGCAGGTGCAGCTTCTTGC GGCTGGACTCCTTGCCACCAAACCGGGAGGCTATGTTGTCTATTCCACCTGTTCTCTTTCACACTTACAGAATGAGTATGTGGTACAAGGCACCATTGAGCTTCTGGCCAATCAATATAGCATCGAGGTTCAGGTGGAAGACCTATCTCACTTCCGAAAGCTTTTCATGGACACATTCTGTTTCTTCCCATCATGCCAGGTTGGGGAGCTGGTAATGCCAAACCTTATGGCCAATTTTGGGCCTATGTACTTCTGTAAAATGCGTAGACTGACATAG
- the LOC124976494 gene encoding cytochrome b-c1 complex subunit 6, mitochondrial isoform X1 has product MGLEDERKMLTGSGDPKEEEEEEEELVDPLTTVREHCEQLEKCVKARERLELCDERVSSRSQTEEDCTEELFDFLHARDHCVAHKLFNSLK; this is encoded by the exons ATGGGACTGGAGGACGAGCGAAAGATGCTGACTGGATCCGGAGATCCCAAAGAG gaagaagaggaagaggaggaattaGTG gaTCCCCTAACAACAGTGAGAGAGCATTGCGAGCAGCTGGAGAAATGTGTAAAGGCCCGGGAGCGCCTAGAGCTCTGTGATGAGCGTGTATCCTCCCGATCACAGACAGAAGAGGATTGCACAGAGGAGCTCTTTGACTTCTTGCATGCGAGGGACCACTGT GTGGCCCACAAACTCTTTAATAGCTTGAAATAA
- the LOC124976494 gene encoding cytochrome b-c1 complex subunit 6, mitochondrial isoform X2 codes for MGDPILPFLAAVWLCLLAFCTDPLTTVREHCEQLEKCVKARERLELCDERVSSRSQTEEDCTEELFDFLHARDHCVAHKLFNSLK; via the exons ATGGGAGACCCTATTTTGCCATTTCTGGCAGCAGTGTGGCTCTGCTTGCTGGCCTTCTGCACG gaTCCCCTAACAACAGTGAGAGAGCATTGCGAGCAGCTGGAGAAATGTGTAAAGGCCCGGGAGCGCCTAGAGCTCTGTGATGAGCGTGTATCCTCCCGATCACAGACAGAAGAGGATTGCACAGAGGAGCTCTTTGACTTCTTGCATGCGAGGGACCACTGT GTGGCCCACAAACTCTTTAATAGCTTGAAATAA